From Thermococcus barophilus MP:
CAGATGCTGTGGAGCTTATCTTGAAGTCTGCCGTGTATTTCTTTTTAGTTGGTGGAATGCTGATATTATTTGCTGTAGCCTACTCTGAAATCAACAACTCATGTGTAAAAGCTTTAGGTGGAACAGTTCTTTTAGGGTTAGCTGCACTACCCGGATATAGTGTTAGTGTAAAGTATCTAACAAGGAAATGCTGTTCTTCCTGCAGTACATTTAAGATGCATTGGATTGTTGATGTTATAGGTTTGTTCATTTTTACATTTGCCGTTGGAGGTATAATCCTTCTATGGTTTCAATATCTAAGAGTCCTGTGTGAACAACCAAAAGGAAAATAAATTCGATGGATGTACTTTAAACCATGAAGATTGAAGATGCAGTAAGAAGAATCCTCGATCTTGACAAAGAGGGAAAAGTTAAATTCATAATTCTGTACGGCTCTCATGCGAGAGGAGAAGCTCGAAAGGATAGCGATGTTGATTTATGCATTTACTATGACGGCACAAAGAGAGAGGCTTTTGAATTCAGGATGAAGATCCTTGGGGAACTTCCAGATAATTACGATGTGCAAATCTTCAACTTGTTGCCAATCTTTCTCAGAAGGGAATGCCTAAAGGGTGTTGTGCTGTTTTGCAGGGATTGGGGATTTTTGTATGACATCGCATACAAGACCATTGAAGAGTTCGAAGATTTCAAGCGGTATTACTATGACTACATTGGTTTGGAGGCGATAGAATGAGAACCCTTGAAGAGATACAAAAGATACTCCAGACTCATAAAGAAGAACTCTACAAAAAATTTGGAGTTAAGAGGATTGGGATCTTCGGGTCTTATTCAAGAGGGGAGCAAAAGGAAACAAGTGATATTGACATTTTAGTTGAATTTGGCAGACCTATTGGATTTATTGAGTTCATTAAGCTTCAAGAATATCTCGAGAGTCTACTTGGAGTTAAAGTTGATTTAACTACAAAAAAAGCATTGAAGAAACCAATTAGAAAGCAAAATTCTCCAAGAGGTGAAATACATATGAGAAATCCATATCTGTATATTGGAGATATCCTTAGGTCAATTGAAAAAATAAAACGTTACACCGCCGGCATGTCTTTTGGAGATTTCATGAGAGATGAAAAAACTATCGACGCAGTCTTAAGAAACTTGGAAGTTATAGGAGAAGCTGCCAAAAATGTCCCAGAAGAAATCAAGCAAAAATACCCTCAAATCCCTTGGAAGGAAATTGCTGGAATGAGAGACAGGCTTATTCATGCTTATTTTGGAGTTGATTTAGAGATCGTCTGGCAGACTATAATCTCAGATTTGCCAAGCTGGAATTTGAATTATTTAAAATTATCAAGAAGGAGGGTCAGAAATGAGAGTTCTCGCTTCAGCTCCAGCTAAAATTATTCTCTTTGGTGAGCACAGCGTTGTTTATGGAAAACCTGCCATAGCAGCCGCTATTGATTTGAGAACTTATGTCTGGGCTGAGTTCAACAAGAACGGGAGAATTAGAATTGAGGCAAAGGATATTAAAATCCCCGGGTTAACCGTGTCTTTTTCGGAAAGTGAAATTTACTTTGAAACCGACTACGGAAAAGCAGCTGAGGTTTTGAGCTACGTAAGAGAAGCCATAAACCTTGTTTTAGAAGAAGCAGGAAAGCAAAAGGGAGTTACAGTATCTATAACGTCACAAATTCCTGTTGGTGCTGGTTTGGGTTCATCAGCAGCTGTGGCAGTTGCAACAATCGGTGCAGTTTCAAAGCTTTTAGGCTTGGAGCTCACAAAGGAAGAAGTTGCAAAGCTCGGACATAAAACTGAGCTTTTAGTCCAGGGAGCTTCGAGCGGAATTGATCCAACAGTTTCGGCAATTGGTGGTTTCCTTTACTATGAGAAGGGTACGTTTGAGGAGTTACCAGCAATAGAACTGCCGATCGTTGTCGGATACACTGGTTCAAGCGGCAGCACAAAGGAGTTGGTTGCAAAAGTGAGAAGGAGCTTTGAGGAGATGCCCGATATTATCACTCCAATCCTGAACTCAATGGGCAAGGTCGTTGAGAAAGCCAAGGAGGTTATTCTGGCGGATTATGATAAAGAAATTAAATTCCAGCTTCTTGGACAACTCATGAACATAAATCATGGTTTGCTTGACGCTCTTGGAGTCTCAACAAAGAGCTTAAGTGATTTGGTATATGCTTCGAGGGAGGCTGGCGCTTTAGGGGCAAAAATTACGGGCGCCGGTGGTGGGGGGTGTATGTACGCCTTAGCTCCAGGAAAGCAGAGTGAAGTGGCAACAGCAATAAAGATTGCCGGTGGAATGCCTATGATAACAAAGATCAGCAGGGAGGGTCTTAGAATAGAGGAGGTTGAGGAATGATAATCATCAAACTTGGTGGAAGTGTAATAAGTGACAAAGAGAAGGAATACTCGTTTCACAAGTACATAGTAGAGCAGATAGCTGAAGAAATTGCCCAGTTTTATCCAGAAGAGAACTTCATATTGGTTCACGGTGGCGGGAGCTTTGGGCATCCAAATGCAAAGGAATACAAAATCCCAGAAGGGCTTGTTGGAAATGTTGATAGAAAGAGAATTGGTTTTTCAAAAACGCATCAGGCAATGCTCAGGCTTAATGACTTGATAGTTCAAACTTTCTTAGAGAAAGGCTTGCCCGCTTATTCTGTATCTTCCTCATCGATTTTTCTGATTGAAAATAAAGAGATAGTTTATGCTGAGCTTGAGATTTTGAGAAAGCTTCTCGAGCTTAAGTTTATCCCCATTCTGTTTGGGGACACGGCAATAGCTCTCGATAAGGGCATAGGCATTCTTTCGGGAGATCAGATAGTAAGCTATTTAGCAAAGATGCTTAAGCCGAACAAAGTCATCTTTTTGATGGACGTTGATGGAATTTACAACAAAAATCCAAGGGAAAGAGATGCAAAGCTGATTGAAGAGCTCAATGCTGAAGAAATTAGGCATTTGCTGGAAAGTTCAGAGTCAGCTGGAATTGATGTAACTGGAGGAATTGGAAACAAGCTGAGAGAGGCTTTAAAGATAGCAGAGCACAGTGAAGTTTATTTCATAAACGGGAAAGTTAGAGGAAATCTGGGCAAGGCCATCAAAGGTCAAAGAGTTGGCACAAGGCTTAGAAAACTTGAGCATCCAAAAATCTCTTAACCTATTCTTGCACTTTTCATTTAGGAGGTGCTTTTATGGGCAAGGAGGAGCTCACGATAATTAGGAAGTTTGAACATATTGAGCACTGCCTAAAGCGGCAAGTTGAGGCTCATGTAACCAATCAATTCGAAAATATTCACTTTGTCCACACCTCTCTCCCGGAAATTGATAAAGATGAAATTGACTTGAGCGTTGAGTTTCTTGGAAGGAAATTTGACTATCCTATAATGATTGCTGGAATGACAGGTGGAACAAAGGGCTCTCAGCTCGCTGGAAGGATAAACAAAACCTTAGCTAAGGCTGCCCAAGAGCTGAACATTCCAATGGGGGTTGGAAGTCAGAGGGCGATGATTAGAAATCCAGAGACATGGGAGAGCTACTACGTTAGGGATGTTGCACCCGATATCTTTCTTATTGGAAACTTAGGTGCTCCCCAATTCGCTGAGACCATGCCAGATCGTTATGGTATTGAAGAGGCACTAAAGGCTGTCGAGACGATTCAAGCCGATGCTTTAGCTATCCACATGAATCCCCTCCAAGAGAGTGTCCAGCCTGAAGGGGATACTCAATACAGGGGGATTCTTAAAGCGTTGGCTGAACTTAAGAGTGAGTTCCCATATCCAATAATAGCCAAAGAAACAGGCGCTGGAGTTTCAATGGAGGTTGCGATAAAGCTTGAGAGCATTGGCATTGATGCGGTTGACGTTGGTGGTCTTGGAGGCACGAGCTGGAGCGGTGTTGAGTATTACAGAGCAAAGGACGAGAGGAGCAGAAATCTGGCTCTGAAATTCTGGGACTGGGGAATTCCCACAGCAATTAGTGTTGTGGAAGTTAAATATGCAACCGACTTGCCGATAATAGCAACTGGCGGAATTAGAGATGGTATAATGATTGCAAAAGCCTTAGCCCTTGGAGCAAACTTGGCTGGAGTTGCGTTGCCTCTGCTGAAACCTGCGGTTAAGGGCGATGTTGAAGGAGTCATTAGGGTTCTCCAGAGGTACATTGACGAGCTTAGAAATGCCATGTTTCTTGTTGGAGCGAGAGATGTGGAAGAGCTTAGAAAAGTTCCGCTGGTGATTACAGGCTTTGCAAAAGAGTGGCTGGAGCAGAGAATCGATTTGGCTGAGTTTCTCAGAGTAAGGCGGAGAAAAGCTTAGCTTTTTAAACCCTACCTTCAATTATTACTTAGCTTGACCTTATGCTCGTGAGAGCTTAGAGGTCAAACACGGGAGGAAAAGACATGATAAATATTTACACTTTAGGCGGTTATGAGGAAGTAGGTAAGAACATGACGGCTGTTGAATACAACGGGGAAGTTGTGATAATAGACATGGGCATTCGCTTGGATAGGGTTCTCATTCATGAAGATGTTGAATTTCAGAAAATGCCTTCAAAGGAGCTGAGAAAAATAGGTGCAATTCCTGATGACACTCCAATTAGAAATAAGAAAGTCGTTGCAATTGCCTTTTCTCACGGTCATCTCGACCATATCGGTGCGATAGCAAAGTTGGCCCCTCACTATCCAGACGTTCCAATTTACGGAACTTCATACACCATAAAGCTTGCAAAGAGCGAAGTTAAAAGTGAGCAGTATTTTGAAGTTAAAAACCCAATGTATGAAACTCAGTATGGTGAAATTGTCCAAGTTAGTGAAAATTTGGCAATTGAATTTGTTCAAATCACTCATTCAATCCCTCATTCTTCAATAGTTGTTGTCCACACTCCAGAAGGTGCTGTGGTTTATGCATGCGATTACAAATTTGACAACAACAGTCCTCTTGGGGAAAAACCTGACTATAAGAGACTTAAAGAAATTGGCAAAGAGGGAGTTAAGGTTTTAATAGCAGAATCAACGCGTGTTGCTGAGCAGACAAAGACTCCAAGTGAAGCGGTTGCAAAAATGCTCCTTGAAGACTTTTTCTACTACGACGGAATGGATGAAAAAGGGTTGATAGCGACAACTTTTGCTTCTCATATAGCCCGCCTTCAGGAGCTTATAGAGATAGCCAACAACATAGGACGGCAAGCTATTTTGGTTGGCCGTTCTTTGGCAAAGTACACCGGCATAGCTAAACAATTGGGGTTAATAAAAATGAAAGGATCGAGAGTTCTCAGGAGTCCAAATGCAGTTCAAAAAGTTCTCAGAGAAGTCTCTCAGGCGAGGGAAAATTATCTCTTAATTGTAACTGGACATCAAGGAGAACCAGGGGCGGTTTTAACAAGAATGGCAAATGGGGAGCTTTACAATATAGGAAAGGATGATACCGTTGTTTTCTCCGCGGGGGTTATTCCAAACCCTCTAAACATAGCTCAGAGGTATGCGCTGGAAACCAAATTGAAGATGAAAGGTGTTAGAATGGTAAAGAATCTTCACGTTTCTGGTCATGCCTCAAGAGAGGATCACCGTTATCTGATTAAGATGCTCAACCCTGAAAACATCGTTCCGGCTCATGGAGAGTTTAGAATGCTCACTCATTACGCTGAACTTGCAGAAGAGGAAGGATACCTAATTGGTAGAGATGTGTTTGTCTCAAGAAATGGATATAAAGTTGAAATTTCGAGGTGATACTATGAGCAAGTTTGACGCACTCTTCAGGTCAATAAAAGAAAAAGCAAAAGTCGTTGATGATGTCATCTTTGAGCTTTTACCTGAAAAAGAGCCAGAAGAATTATATGAGGCAACCAGACACTACCCATTAGCTGGAGGGAAAAGAGTTAGACCTTTCGTCGTTCTAACTGCCGCAGAAGCTGTTGGGGGAGACTGGAGAAAAGCCCTCTATCCAGCGGCGGCAATAGAAATTCTCCACACTTATACGTTAATCCATGATGACATCATGGATATGGATGAGACAAGGAGAGGAAGAGCAACAGTTCACAAAGTATGGGGTATTAACATGGCGATTCTTGCTGGAGATTTAATGTACTCTGTTGTCTTTGATGCGGCAACAAAAGCTCCAGTCAGTGCAGAAAAGATTGTTGAAATTGTCAGGGCGATAGCAAGAGCGGGCATTGAGATATGTGAGGGGCAGGCTCTTGACCTTGAATTCGAGACAAGAGATACAGTCACAATTGAGGAGTATCTGAAGATGATTGATGGTAAAACTGCAGCCCTCTTTGATGCATCGGCAAAGATAGGCGGCATAATTGGAACAGACAACCAAGAGTACATACAGGCTCTGTCAAAGTATGGAAGAAACGTTGGGATGGCATTTCAGATTTGGGATGATGTCCTTGACTTAATTGCCGATGAGAAAAAGCTCGGAAAGCCCGTTGGGAGTGACATAAGGAAAGGCAAGAAGACGCTTATAGTTGCTCACTTCTTCCAGCATGCGAGCGAGGAAGATAAAGCCGAATTCTTGAAGGTGTTCGGCAAATACGCTGGAGATGTTAAGGGAAAGGGAATAATTGAGGAAGACATCAGAGAGGAGGTTGCAAAAGTAATTGAGTTGCTCAAGAAGTACGGAAGCATTGATTATGCCTCAAGATTTGCCAAAAACTTAGTGAAGGAAGCCAAAGAAGCCTTGAAAGTTCTTCCAGAAAGTGAAGCAAGGAAGAATCTTGAGTTATTAGCTGATTTCATAGTGGAGAGGGAGTATTAGTGGATGCTCCCTACTCCCTTCGCTTGAATGATTACGAGGGGGAAATAATTTCGCTGGCTTTCATTTTATTTGTTTTATCTGGTTTAGTTTTGAGTCCGCTGGATTTCAGCATTAACTTTGCATCTTTTTGGAGTGTTTTACACTATTTGCTCCTTCCGTTAATATTTGTTGTTCTGACTCATGAAGGACTTCATGCCCTGACTGCAAGGCTCTTTGGAGCTAAGGTCGAGTTTGGAATTTCAGTTTTTGGAAAAATAAATTTGGCTCCATATACTGCCGTGAGGACTCCTCTAAGAAAGAAGAAATGGATGTACATTATAATTGCTCCTGTTTTGCTGTCTATCATAGCTTATGTTCTCGCCTTCACCTTGCAAAGCCCATGGTGGGGAATTGTTTTTGTTTTTAACACTTCTGGTTTAGCTGGTGATTTGTTAATCTTGATGATTCTCGGCAAAATGCCTGATGACGCTTTGATTGCGGATGAAGGAGTCGTGATGAAGTCCACACATGGATTCCCAGGAATTTCGAGGAGAGTTTCCATGATTATCAAGATCATTGCTTTAGCTTTGCTGCTCTATATCATTTTGAACTTTAAGGTTGAGGTTGTTGTGGAGAAGTGAAGTCACTAAGGTCAAACACCAAATAGCCTTTCTCCCTAAGTTCTTCTTTCCTATCGGCATGTTTTGCAATCAATCCGTAATGCTCTGCTTTTGTGTTTATTTTAATGCTTTTGCGCTTTTCTTTTAGTTCCTTTAAGATTTTTATTGCATCTTTGTACGAAAGTTCCTTCCATTTGACCTCAAAGAAACCCGCTTCGTGCGTGATGCTATTAATAATCACCAAGTCAATCTCTTTTTCTTTGTCCCACCATCTGCCAATTTTTGTGAACTTGAAGGGAAGTTTGCTTTCAATATTCAGTTTAATCAGAAATTGCCTTGCAACTATTTCAAAAACTTCTCCAAGATATTTATTGAAATCCTCTCTAAAATCTTCAAAGCTTATTGCTCCAATCTCTATGTCATCTTTGTAGGGATAAACAAAGCGAAGCCAAAAACGATAGTAAAAGTCTTTTACTCGGTAAACTCCAAACTTTCTGCGCTCTCTTTGTGTTATCGGAAACTCTTTGTAGACTAAGTCGAGTGTTTCAAGTGTTTTCAGGTATTTTGGTAGGTTTGTTATTGCAATCTTGGTTTCGTTGGCTATCTCCGTGAGCTTTGTTTTTCCTTCATTGATGGCTTTTAGAATATTTAGATAGTCTATTGGTTCTCTAAGTTCATCTTTTAGAAGTCTCTCGGCATCCTCATAAAGGATGCTCACCTTGTTGTAAAAATTGCGTTCGATGTTTTCTTCAACGCTCAGCGAGTTGTCAAAGTGCTGGAAATATGCGGGAATTCCATCGATGCATCCGTAAACTTTCACGAGCTCATCCCATGAGTAGCGGGGAAAAACTTCTTTTAAGTGGAAGAACCCAATAGGTGAGAGCTTTAGCTGAGCGGTTCTCCTTCCGTAAAGGGGGTTTTTGTAGCTCATCAAGCTTTCCATTGTGGAAATTGAAGATCCGAGAAGAATGAGCATAATCTGTGAGTCTTTTAAAATTTCATCCCATATGTACTGAAAAACTGAAGGAATTGATTTGTCCTCCTCCACCCAGTATGGAAACTCATCAATGACAAAGACAAGCCTTCCAAAATCTTTAACTTTTTCAAAGAACTCCTCCAAGCTGTGGGCTTCAATGAAGACGTTGAACTTTCTGTTAAAATTCTGGATTAGACGATTAAGCTCAAGTTCTATTGGCTGTTTTCTCGCTAAGAAATAAAAGCTCGGCTTGTCTTTTATGAACTGCTTTATTAGCTCAGTTTTTCCAATTCTTCTACGTCCATAGATTAGGATAAGGTGCGCTCTATTTTGAATGTAAAGCTCCTCGAGGGCTTTGAGTTCTCCTTCTCTATTGATGAATTTTAGTATCATGATATTTAATATCACGTTATTAAATT
This genomic window contains:
- the mntA gene encoding type VII toxin-antitoxin system MntA family adenylyltransferase antitoxin, with the translated sequence MKIEDAVRRILDLDKEGKVKFIILYGSHARGEARKDSDVDLCIYYDGTKREAFEFRMKILGELPDNYDVQIFNLLPIFLRRECLKGVVLFCRDWGFLYDIAYKTIEEFEDFKRYYYDYIGLEAIE
- a CDS encoding HepT-like ribonuclease domain-containing protein, whose translation is MRTLEEIQKILQTHKEELYKKFGVKRIGIFGSYSRGEQKETSDIDILVEFGRPIGFIEFIKLQEYLESLLGVKVDLTTKKALKKPIRKQNSPRGEIHMRNPYLYIGDILRSIEKIKRYTAGMSFGDFMRDEKTIDAVLRNLEVIGEAAKNVPEEIKQKYPQIPWKEIAGMRDRLIHAYFGVDLEIVWQTIISDLPSWNLNYLKLSRRRVRNESSRFSSS
- a CDS encoding mevalonate kinase, giving the protein MRVLASAPAKIILFGEHSVVYGKPAIAAAIDLRTYVWAEFNKNGRIRIEAKDIKIPGLTVSFSESEIYFETDYGKAAEVLSYVREAINLVLEEAGKQKGVTVSITSQIPVGAGLGSSAAVAVATIGAVSKLLGLELTKEEVAKLGHKTELLVQGASSGIDPTVSAIGGFLYYEKGTFEELPAIELPIVVGYTGSSGSTKELVAKVRRSFEEMPDIITPILNSMGKVVEKAKEVILADYDKEIKFQLLGQLMNINHGLLDALGVSTKSLSDLVYASREAGALGAKITGAGGGGCMYALAPGKQSEVATAIKIAGGMPMITKISREGLRIEEVEE
- a CDS encoding isopentenyl phosphate kinase, whose protein sequence is MIIIKLGGSVISDKEKEYSFHKYIVEQIAEEIAQFYPEENFILVHGGGSFGHPNAKEYKIPEGLVGNVDRKRIGFSKTHQAMLRLNDLIVQTFLEKGLPAYSVSSSSIFLIENKEIVYAELEILRKLLELKFIPILFGDTAIALDKGIGILSGDQIVSYLAKMLKPNKVIFLMDVDGIYNKNPRERDAKLIEELNAEEIRHLLESSESAGIDVTGGIGNKLREALKIAEHSEVYFINGKVRGNLGKAIKGQRVGTRLRKLEHPKIS
- the fni gene encoding type 2 isopentenyl-diphosphate Delta-isomerase — protein: MGKEELTIIRKFEHIEHCLKRQVEAHVTNQFENIHFVHTSLPEIDKDEIDLSVEFLGRKFDYPIMIAGMTGGTKGSQLAGRINKTLAKAAQELNIPMGVGSQRAMIRNPETWESYYVRDVAPDIFLIGNLGAPQFAETMPDRYGIEEALKAVETIQADALAIHMNPLQESVQPEGDTQYRGILKALAELKSEFPYPIIAKETGAGVSMEVAIKLESIGIDAVDVGGLGGTSWSGVEYYRAKDERSRNLALKFWDWGIPTAISVVEVKYATDLPIIATGGIRDGIMIAKALALGANLAGVALPLLKPAVKGDVEGVIRVLQRYIDELRNAMFLVGARDVEELRKVPLVITGFAKEWLEQRIDLAEFLRVRRRKA
- a CDS encoding RNase J family beta-CASP ribonuclease, with translation MINIYTLGGYEEVGKNMTAVEYNGEVVIIDMGIRLDRVLIHEDVEFQKMPSKELRKIGAIPDDTPIRNKKVVAIAFSHGHLDHIGAIAKLAPHYPDVPIYGTSYTIKLAKSEVKSEQYFEVKNPMYETQYGEIVQVSENLAIEFVQITHSIPHSSIVVVHTPEGAVVYACDYKFDNNSPLGEKPDYKRLKEIGKEGVKVLIAESTRVAEQTKTPSEAVAKMLLEDFFYYDGMDEKGLIATTFASHIARLQELIEIANNIGRQAILVGRSLAKYTGIAKQLGLIKMKGSRVLRSPNAVQKVLREVSQARENYLLIVTGHQGEPGAVLTRMANGELYNIGKDDTVVFSAGVIPNPLNIAQRYALETKLKMKGVRMVKNLHVSGHASREDHRYLIKMLNPENIVPAHGEFRMLTHYAELAEEEGYLIGRDVFVSRNGYKVEISR
- a CDS encoding polyprenyl synthetase family protein, giving the protein MSKFDALFRSIKEKAKVVDDVIFELLPEKEPEELYEATRHYPLAGGKRVRPFVVLTAAEAVGGDWRKALYPAAAIEILHTYTLIHDDIMDMDETRRGRATVHKVWGINMAILAGDLMYSVVFDAATKAPVSAEKIVEIVRAIARAGIEICEGQALDLEFETRDTVTIEEYLKMIDGKTAALFDASAKIGGIIGTDNQEYIQALSKYGRNVGMAFQIWDDVLDLIADEKKLGKPVGSDIRKGKKTLIVAHFFQHASEEDKAEFLKVFGKYAGDVKGKGIIEEDIREEVAKVIELLKKYGSIDYASRFAKNLVKEAKEALKVLPESEARKNLELLADFIVEREY
- a CDS encoding DUF3267 domain-containing protein, producing MDAPYSLRLNDYEGEIISLAFILFVLSGLVLSPLDFSINFASFWSVLHYLLLPLIFVVLTHEGLHALTARLFGAKVEFGISVFGKINLAPYTAVRTPLRKKKWMYIIIAPVLLSIIAYVLAFTLQSPWWGIVFVFNTSGLAGDLLILMILGKMPDDALIADEGVVMKSTHGFPGISRRVSMIIKIIALALLLYIILNFKVEVVVEK
- a CDS encoding ATP-binding protein, whose amino-acid sequence is MILKFINREGELKALEELYIQNRAHLILIYGRRRIGKTELIKQFIKDKPSFYFLARKQPIELELNRLIQNFNRKFNVFIEAHSLEEFFEKVKDFGRLVFVIDEFPYWVEEDKSIPSVFQYIWDEILKDSQIMLILLGSSISTMESLMSYKNPLYGRRTAQLKLSPIGFFHLKEVFPRYSWDELVKVYGCIDGIPAYFQHFDNSLSVEENIERNFYNKVSILYEDAERLLKDELREPIDYLNILKAINEGKTKLTEIANETKIAITNLPKYLKTLETLDLVYKEFPITQRERRKFGVYRVKDFYYRFWLRFVYPYKDDIEIGAISFEDFREDFNKYLGEVFEIVARQFLIKLNIESKLPFKFTKIGRWWDKEKEIDLVIINSITHEAGFFEVKWKELSYKDAIKILKELKEKRKSIKINTKAEHYGLIAKHADRKEELREKGYLVFDLSDFTSPQQPQP